From the genome of Deltaproteobacteria bacterium:
GGCGGCCATTTTTTTGAGTTCTTTCACCACCAGCTCGACGACTTCTTCGGCCGACTCGACGCTGGTGCCGGCGTAGACGCCGAGATAACCGACGTCTTTGTAGGACGACGAAAAAGAATAGACCGAATAGGCCTTGCCGCGCTTCTCGCGAATCTCCTGAAACAAGCGCGAGCTCATGCCGCCGCCGAGCAAGGTATTTAGCACATAGGCTGGATAGCGCCGGGGATCGCCCTGGGCGACGCCGGCCATGCCCAAACAGAGATGAACTTGTTCGAGATCTTTCGAATGGGGAAATACGCCGCTCGCCATCTCCGGCGCGGTTTCGCCTTCGAGAGGCGCAGTTGACGCATCTTTGGCGTCGACCACCGAACCCAAGCGCGCGGTCATCTCCTTGACCAAATCGTCGTGGCGAAAATTGCCCGCGGCGGAAACCACCACCCGGCGCGGCCGGTAACGGGTTTTGAAAAAATCGACGAAGTCGGCGCGCTGAAAACTATTGACCGTCTCGAGCCTGCCGCAAATCGGCCGGGCGATGGGATGATCTTTGAAGAAATCGACGCTGAACAGATCGTGAACGTAATCGTCAGGAGTGTCTTCAGCCTGGGATATCTCTTGCAGAATCACCGAGCGCTCGCGCTCGATCTCCTCGGCATCGAACTGCGAATGGAGAAAAATATCGCTCAACAGGTCGATCGCCAGCGGCAAGTCTTCATCGAGGACTTTGGCGTAATAACAGGTTTGTTCTTTGGAAGTGAATGCGTTCAAAACGCCGCCGACGGCGTCCATCTGTTCGGCGATCTCGGCGGCGCTGCGCCGCTCGGTGCCTTTGAAAAGTAGATGCTCAATGAAGTGGGAGATGCCGTTTTGCGGCGCGCTCTCGTGGCGCGAGCCGTTCTCCACCCAGATACCGAGGCTCACCGAGCGATGATCGGTCATCTCACGTGAAACCACGCGGATGCCGTTGTCCAGAGTCGTCTTGGCGAACATCGTGATAAGTCGCCCTTACGCCTGGGGCGCGCCGTCTTGACTATCTTGCAGCGCTTCCTTGCGGCTCAAGCGAATCTTACCCTGCTTGTCGATCTCTAAAACCTTGACCATCACCTCGTCGCCCTCTTTGAGGATGTCGGTTACCTTGTTCACCCGTCCGGCGGCGAGCTGAGAAATATGCACCAAGCCGTCGGTGCCAGGCATGATTTCGACGAAGGCGCCGAACTCCATGATCTTGCGCACGGTGCCTTTATAGATGCGGCCGATCTCCGGCTCCGCGATGAT
Proteins encoded in this window:
- a CDS encoding insulinase family protein; the encoded protein is MFAKTTLDNGIRVVSREMTDHRSVSLGIWVENGSRHESAPQNGISHFIEHLLFKGTERRSAAEIAEQMDAVGGVLNAFTSKEQTCYYAKVLDEDLPLAIDLLSDIFLHSQFDAEEIERERSVILQEISQAEDTPDDYVHDLFSVDFFKDHPIARPICGRLETVNSFQRADFVDFFKTRYRPRRVVVSAAGNFRHDDLVKEMTARLGSVVDAKDASTAPLEGETAPEMASGVFPHSKDLEQVHLCLGMAGVAQGDPRRYPAYVLNTLLGGGMSSRLFQEIREKRGKAYSVYSFSSSYKDVGYLGVYAGTSVESAEEVVELVVKELKKMAAGEITEAELARTRGQLVGSMMLGLESTDSWMSHIARNEIYYGKSVTTEEICQRIRAVTRDDVVHLADSLFHPEAMTLTLLGDFKDGFKISSLNSTH